One genomic region from Anguilla rostrata isolate EN2019 chromosome 2, ASM1855537v3, whole genome shotgun sequence encodes:
- the hhex gene encoding hematopoietically-expressed homeobox protein hhex gives MQYQHPVSSAMSVPLYAPTPLQPVHPTPFYIEDILGRNVTPTSSAVVPTPTLPSPNSSFTSLVPHYRTPIYEPTPIHPAFSHHAALTYGSGAFGNSMYPFHRAVGEYAHALIRHDPLGKPLLWTPFIQRPLHKRKGGQVRFSNDQTVELEKKFETQKYLSPPERKRLAKMLQLSERQVKTWFQNRRAKWRRLKQENPQGVKRELEGENAEINCEPRQELGVSPNERSTEIANSRSQCSSSPVSQEEIESDISDDSDQELDIEDDIDASLNAQI, from the exons ATGCAATACCAGCACCCTGTGTCTTCAGCCATGAGTGTTCCTCTTTATGCACCGACCCCACTTCAGCCCGTCCATCCAACTCCCTTCTACATTGAAGATATCCTGGGCAGAAATGTGACTCCAACGTCTTCTGCAGTCGTCCCGACTCCAACTCTACCGTCCCCAAATTCGTCCTTCACGAGTTTGGTACCCCATTACAGAACTCCCATCTATGAGCCAACGCCGATTCACCCAGCCTTCTCGCACCACGCAGCACTGACTTACGGCTCCGGAGCTTTTGGCAATTCAATGTACCCATTTCATCGCGCAGTCGGAGAATACGCGCATGCACTGATCAGGCACGATCCTCTTG GTAAACCACTTTTATGGACCCCGTTTATTCAAAGACCCCTGCACAAAAGGAAGGGTGGCCAAGTAAGATTCTCCAACGACCAGACCGTTGAACTGGAAAAGAAGTTTGAGACGCAGAAATACCTCTCACCACCTGAACGGAAAAGATTGGCTAAGATGTTACAACTAAGCGAAAGACAG GTGAAGACTTGGTTCCAGAACCGTAGAGCGAAGTGGCGACGACTGAAACAG GAAAACCCACAAGGTGTAAAGAGGGAATTGGAGGGCGAAAATGCCGAAATAAACTGCGAACCGAGACAGGAACTGGGTGTCAGCCCCAACGAGAGAAGCACAGAAATTGCGAACAGCCGGTCGCAATGTTCCTCTTCTCCTGTATCGCAGGAAGAAATTGAGTCAGACATTTCGGACGATTCGGATCAAGAGCTGGACATTGAAGACGATATCGATGCGTCTTTAAATGCGCAAATATGA